The Coffea arabica cultivar ET-39 chromosome 4e, Coffea Arabica ET-39 HiFi, whole genome shotgun sequence genome includes a window with the following:
- the LOC113741132 gene encoding premnaspirodiene oxygenase, translated as MFLGLSGMHKKRKWKMMHHEMDDILDDVIKQHQANRENGKVGNAESGDEDIIDVLLRLQESGNFQVPITTRNIKALLLDIFNAGTDNSSVIVQWAMSELMRQPNLMAKAQDEVRQICEGKRTIEKADMEKLKYLKMVIHETLRLHPPTPIIPRLSMENLVASGYTIPDNTQIIVNAWAIGRDPEYWDDAENFKPERFDHKSIDYFGSQHGYFLFGLGRRMCPGITFGLANMELPLAHLLYHFDWKLPDGMEPADLDMEESERLTVQRKNNLFLIATPYGPSSDR; from the exons ATGTTTCTGGGCCTATCAGGGATGCACAAGAAACggaaatggaaaatgatgcaCCATGAAATGGATGATATTCTGGACGACGTCATCAAACAGCATCAAGCCAACCGCGAAAATGGGAAAGTGGGGAATGCTGAGTCGGGAGATGAAGATATTATTGATGTTCTGCTTCGACTGCAGGAAAGTGGCAACTTCCAAGTTCCAATCACAACTAGAAACATCAAAGCTCTCCTTCTA GATATTTTCAATGCCGGAACTGATAATTCATCAGTAATAGTCCAGTGGGCCATGTCAGAATTGATGAGGCAACCAAACCTAATGGCAAAGGCACAAGACGAAGTAAGACAAATCTGTGAGGGAAAAAGGACAATCGAGAAGGCCGATATGGAAAAGTTGAAGTACCTCAAAATGGTCATACATGAAACTTTAAGGCTTCACCCACCTACTCCTATAATCCCAAGATTAAGCATGGAAAATCTAGTGGCCAGTGGATATACAATACCCGACAATACCCAAATAATAGTTAATGCTTGGGCAATTGGGAGAGACCCTGAATACTGGGATGATGCTGAGAACTTTAAACCAGAGCGGTTCGATCATAAATCAATTGATTACTTTGGATCTCAACATGGATatttcctgttcgggttagGAAGGAGAATGTGCCCCGGGATAACATTTGGTCTAGCCAATATGGAGCTTCCATTAGCCCATTTGCtttaccattttgactggaaGTTACCTGATGGAATGGAGCCGGCTGATCTAGACATGGAAGAATCCGAGAGATTAACCGTTCAAAggaaaaataatttattcttgATTGCAACACCATATGGTCCTTCCAGTGACCGATGA